GAGGAGGACGACGTACTCGTAGACGAGAAAAGCCACGAGCACCCAGACGGTGACGAAACTGGTCTCCATCGCCGCGTGGGTGAGCGTATCGTACACCGATCCGAAGGAGTCTCGAGCGCGGGCGATCTCCCCTCGCCGACGTAGTGACGGCCGACCGCGTAGAGGTACAGCGATAGCACCGCGCCGACGATGCCGGTGATCGTAAACAGCCCGTCGAAGCCGAGGTCAGCGGCCAGCGCGACCTCGGGGCCGCCGCGGAGCAGGTAGAGGCTGCCGAGGACAAGTCCTGCGACGGCGGTGACCCACCACACAACGTGTGCGAGGTGCGAGAGCGGGGTGAGCACTCGAGAGTGGTGATCCGGGCCGGTCTCGTGAGCGTGTGTCGGAGCCGGGCCGCCGTAGTCGTGGGCCGGGTTCGGCCCGACCCCGCCGTTGACGACAGTGCCGCCGTCGGGCGTCGCGGCGGGCGAGAGCTGCGCGACGGCGGCGTCGACGCGGGAGACACCCAGCCCGACCGAGTCGACGAGGTAGCCGGTCGCGACCGAGGCTGCGAAGGCGATGGCGTAAGCATACAGCGCGGCTTCGGGCGCGAGCGCGAGGATGACGAAGGCCGAATCGCCGGCGGTTGCACCCAGTGTCGCGACCACGGTCCCGAAACTGACCGTGCCGCGGACGTACAGCGGCATCACCACGATCGCACCGCCACAGCCGGGCGTCAGCCCGAGCAGGCCGCCGAATAGTACCTGCAGACGCTCGTTGCCCTCGATCGCCCCGATTACCGCACCGTCGGTCCAGTACTGGAGCAGTCCGAACGCCAGTACCGTGACGGCGACGAACGCGCTCACCTGTACGTAGCCGTCTCGCAGCGACTCGAGGAGGACCGTGAAGAGTTCGTTCAAGGGGCGTCACCCGGGGATTGGGACCGGCCGAACCGAAGATTAGACATCTCTAAAAATAGGATTAGCACCATTGGGTAAATATCTGCTGGTGGCGACAATCTGGAACCGAATCGGGGCAGAGCGGTCGTCCGAAGGGAACCGTAAGCGGGAGACCGAGTCCTGACACTACAGTCCCGACGGCAGGGGGCTCGAGCAAAACGGACTGAGCAGGTCCTCCGCGGGCTCGCTCGAGCCGGAATCGTCGCAAAGCGGAGGTCCGCCCGTCGCTACTCGTGATCGTCTCGCAGGTGTTCGATCGCGTGAAGTTCGACCACCGGGAAGATCTTGGCCACGGTGAGGAAGAGGAGCGTCACCATCCCGATGGTCCCGATGATCGACAGGAGTTCGATCAGACTCGGGACGTAGCGGCCAGGCGTCGCGTGGTAGATGTCGAAGGTAGGGTGAAGGAACCCCTCGACGACGAACAGCACCTTCTCCATGATCGTCGCAGTGAGGACAGCGAGGCCGGAGACGACGGCCCGCTTCTTGGTGAACAGGGTCGGCCGGATCGACTGGGCGAAGATGTACGACAGCGTCAGGAAGACCAGCGACATCGAGGTGAGGTAGATCGGGTTGGTGGCTCTGGCGACGGCGGCGTGGGTCAGGTCGACTGGGGCCACGAACAGCCCGGTGATGTTCTGCTGGAGCTGTAGCCACAGGAAGAGTAGACAGAAGAAGCCCAGCCATAGGAGCAACCCGCGGAAGATGTCGTCGGTGAAGATGTGGTCCCAGTCGTAGGCGTGCCGGAACGAATAGGCGAGGATGATCACGCCGCTGATAGCCGAGGTGAGCGCGATGGTGAGGAACTGCGGCCCCTGGACGCCGCCGAACCAGGTCGGCATCGTCGGGAGCACCGAAAACAGCCACGGAATGACCCCGCCGTGGAGCAACAGTGGAGCCATGATGATGATCGCCAGCGCAAGCCACCAGACCATCCGCTCGACGACGCGGTCCTCCGTCTCGGTGTAGCCGATCGTCATGGCGCTGTACAGCGGACCGAGGCGGTCCGGTAACTGATCGCGCAGTCGGCTGATGTCATAGCGCAGCGTCAGTGAGAGGTAGGTCGCCGTCAGCACGAAGTAGGCCGTGATGACGGTCACGTCCCACACCAGCGGCGAGGCGTGAACCGTGACGTGATAGTGGCTGATGACGCTCGTGACCATCCGATCCGGCCGCCCGAGGTGGACGATGATGTAAAAGCCCGCCGCGGAGAGTCCGCCGATGGTCAGCAACTCGGCGAGTCGCGCCACGGGCATGTACCGGTCCATCCCGAGGAGTCTGACCGCCGCTGAGAGGATGATCCCGCCGTGGGCGATACCCACCCACCAGATGAACGCACCGATGTACACGCCCCAGGTCGCGCCGCCGCCGCTGCCCCAGTCACCGAGGGCAGTAACGGCTAACCCTTGCTGCAGTTGGTAGGCCCAGCCGATCAGGAAGGCGACGAACGCCAACCCTGCCACCCCAACCAGGATGAAGTACGTTTTCGACACTGCTCCGATCGGCCGCAAGATGTCGGCCTCACTCGGCGTTTTCGTCCCCATCGTGCTACAGTGCAACTCACCGGCCGTCAACTTGCGTCCGCGCTATGAATTTGCAAGGTCAAGGTCGTTCGACGGTCGATCGCTTGCACTCGAGTATACCGACTTTCACCGAGCAGTGGCGTGTCGGGTCACAACTCGAGCGTGTAGACCACTTCCCGTCGCTGCTCGCCGCCGATCTCGACGTCGTCCTCGTCGGTCGGTTCGAACCCGTGGCCCTCATAGAACTCCCGACCGCCGTCGTTCGACGCGAGGTCGATCGCACGCATCCGCTCCATGTTGAAGTCCTGCAGGTCCTCGCGTAAGTGCTCGTATAGTGCCGTCCCGATCCCCTCGCCCTGGTGGTCGGGGTGGACGGACATGCGGAGCACGTCGCCCTCGTCTTCGGCGACGACGCCGTGGGTGAAGCCGACGATTTCGCCGTCGCGCTCCGCGACGAGGAAGGCGGTTCCCGGTTTCGACAGCGCCG
This genomic stretch from Natrinema sp. SYSU A 869 harbors:
- the nrfD gene encoding NrfD/PsrC family molybdoenzyme membrane anchor subunit; the encoded protein is MGTKTPSEADILRPIGAVSKTYFILVGVAGLAFVAFLIGWAYQLQQGLAVTALGDWGSGGGATWGVYIGAFIWWVGIAHGGIILSAAVRLLGMDRYMPVARLAELLTIGGLSAAGFYIIVHLGRPDRMVTSVISHYHVTVHASPLVWDVTVITAYFVLTATYLSLTLRYDISRLRDQLPDRLGPLYSAMTIGYTETEDRVVERMVWWLALAIIIMAPLLLHGGVIPWLFSVLPTMPTWFGGVQGPQFLTIALTSAISGVIILAYSFRHAYDWDHIFTDDIFRGLLLWLGFFCLLFLWLQLQQNITGLFVAPVDLTHAAVARATNPIYLTSMSLVFLTLSYIFAQSIRPTLFTKKRAVVSGLAVLTATIMEKVLFVVEGFLHPTFDIYHATPGRYVPSLIELLSIIGTIGMVTLLFLTVAKIFPVVELHAIEHLRDDHE
- a CDS encoding GNAT family N-acetyltransferase codes for the protein MEIRPATLEDRERIRTVARETWHDTYDELDAETIDRTIDEWYGDEALETALSKPGTAFLVAERDGEIVGFTHGVVAEDEGDVLRMSVHPDHQGEGIGTALYEHLREDLQDFNMERMRAIDLASNDGGREFYEGHGFEPTDEDDVEIGGEQRREVVYTLEL